One Streptomyces umbrinus genomic window, GGAAGTGCGTGTATGTCGCCACGGTGTAATCGCGGGGATCGGGAAGCCGACCTGAGTCGCCCCTACCGACTGGCTCGACATAGACCATGGTCAGGGAGCATTCGAGGCCGGGCATGCGCAGGTAGTCCCAGCCGATGCCCGGTCCGCCCGAGTGAGTGAGGCACACCGGGCCTGAGCCGGCGACGTGATACCGCATGGGAGCGAGCCCGTGAGGGACGGCGATCGTGTGAGTGCCGGGAGACAGAGGCGAGGACGGATCATCTGTCGTCGAGGGGAAAGCCCCCGACTGATACGAGTGCTTCACACCTTCCGATGATCCGCCACGGCAGGTGCATCCTCAAGGAGGGCCACAACGAGTGATGGCACTGTTATGTGAGCCGACAGAGGCGGACGGTCGAGCGTCCTGCCGGCTCAGGCGGCCGCTGAGGGCCCTCGGAGGAAACCATGAGGTGCTGCATCAGTTGCCCCGGCGTCAATACATTCCCGAGAGCCGCCCGGCGCAGTGTCTGCAGCAGGTCGAAGTCGCCGACGTCAGTGATGGTCCGGCCGGGCTGACGGCGCAGGCGGTCCTCGAAGAGTTCCTGTCCGAACATTGGCACGGTGGCGGGCCTGGAGGACCATTATCGGCGCCACAACATGTGAAAGGTGCTGTAGGGTAAACACAGTGTTCCGGGCGCGCCGGGTTGGACATCCCACGCGAGGCGCCGGGAACACCACCCGCTGCTCAGAGTCTGGTGGGTGCGGTGTGCCCCGGACGCCCATCGATCCCCCGTGAGCCGGCGTCCGGGGTCACTTGTCGTTTGCCGACGGGGGCCTTCAGGGCCGGAGTCACGAGGCGCGGTAGAGACCTCGACCGGTGCGCCGGATACGAGAGGCGCCGACGAGACGGTCGAGCGTGCTGCGAATGGCGTTGATGCTGCCACTGTCGGTAGCACGGCCCAACGCCACCGCTACGTCGCGGGCGCGCACATCCGCGTCGCCGACCTGTGCGAAGTAGTCCAGGATCTGTTCGGTCAGCCAGCCGTACGTTCGCTCCGGGGTGACCTTCGGACGGGGTGTGCGCCGCACCGGTTCCTTCTCGCCTCCGGTTCCCTGTGCGACTCGCGCGACGGCGGCCGAGGCAGCCGGGAGCGGGTCCGCCTCGGCCTTCGTCGGCCTTGCGGCACGGTGCCGACCTGTGTCAACGGCGTCCGCGGCGGCTTTGCCTTCCGTTGGGGGTGCCATCATGGCCTCAAGGGCTCCCAGCGCCCGTTGAACGGTGTCGAGATGAGCGACGACAGCAGCGAGCTCCCTCTCCAGCGCCTGCTTTTGCAGCTGCAGACGGCTGAGGTCCTCTTGGAGGCTCTCAGTCGTGACCTCGATTTTGTGCGCCGCGCGAGTTGCCGGAACCATCTTTTCCTCTCATCCTCAACCCGTCGTGCCTCGCCCCCGCCCAGCTCACCTGGAGGTGTCGATCGACCCGGACGCCGGGATGGGTGGTTCGGAGCATCACATGTAACATCGTCATAGAGGGGATCCCGTTGTCACCGCGGTGAAGACACAGTGACGAATCAGTGGAAGCCTGTCAGTCAATTGTTGCCACTGACACGCGCAAAGCGCAACGGTCGGCGCACTCTTCAGCCAGAGAGGTGTGACAGCCGCCGTCAGTCGCACTGTCCGGGAACCCTCTCAGTCGCCCCGTGGTCCGTGTCCGTGGGAAGGAAGGTGGTGGCGGTTCCAGCTGCGTAGCTTGTCAGGATTCATGACGGCCCAGACGTGGGTGACGTGATGGCCCGCGATATCGAAGCTGATGACGGCGGCGACCTGGTCGTTGTGGCGGACGACGATTGCGGTGCGGCCGTTGGCGGAATTGAGATGCAGGGTGGTGTGGGGGCGGGGGGCAAGGAGGGTGAGGAGGACACGGGTGACCTGCTCGCTGCCGTGAACCGGTCTGGTCAGGGCACGGATCTTGCCGCCGCCGTCGAAGAACGCGGTGGCGTGAGGAGACAGCAGGGACACCAGGTGCGCGGGGTCGGTCGTGACGCAGGCTTGCCGCACGGCGCGAACGATCTTGTCGTGTTCTCGCGGTGTCGTGGGATGCGCGCGGCTGGTGCGCAGGCTGCGGCGGGCACGGTCGGCGAGTTCGGCGCATTCGTGTGGTGTCCGGCCCACGATGTCGGCGACCGTCTGAGGCGGCATCGCGAAGACGTCGTTGAGGACGAACGCCGCCCGTTCGGTGGGGGAGAGGGCGTTCAGGGCGTTGAGCAGGACATCGCTGATCTCCTCCGTCAAGGCCGGGTCGAATTCCGTGCGGGCGTCCGGGCCCTTCCCTTCGGGGTTCGGGAGCGGGCGCTCGGGTACGGACAGGCGTGCCAGGCAGATGGTGCCCGTGCTCTTGGTCAGCCAGATACGCGGCTCGGTGATCCCTGTGCGCTGCTTGTCCGTCAGCGTGTACCACCGTCTGTAGGTTTCGGTGACGGCGTCCTCGGCCGCGCGCCCGTTCCCCAGCATCCAGCGGGCCACGTTGAGCAGATGCTGTCGCTCGTCCAGCAGCTCCGCGATCGGTGCCGTGTCACCGGTCTGACCCATGAGGCGTCCTTCCTCTCACCCGGCACCGCACCTCAGCCGTCGCAGTCGGATCGCAGCGCCCTACTGCAGTTCAGACTGTACAAGCACGGATCATGTGACAGTGGGTCATCGTCGAGTGCAGCCACAGGATACTGCGACACATCGAGGCAGTAACAGTGTGACAGCATGACATGTCACTTCATACAAGAGACGGCATCCACTCATGAAGGGGTTCACCCATGCCCGCAATTCTCGTCCACGGCGTTCCTGACACCCAGCACGTATGGGACGGTGTGCGCCGACACCTGACCAGGTCGGACGTGGAAGCCTGGAACCTGCCCGGCTTCGGGGGCGAGCGACCGGCCGGCTTCGGTTCCACCATGGAGGAGTACGCGGACTGGCTCATCGAGCGACTGGAGCGGGTCGGCGAGCCGGTGGACCTGGTCGGTCACGACTGGGGGTGCATTCTCACCCTCCGCGTGGCCTCCCTGCGCCCCGACCTCGTCCGTACCTGGGCGGGAGGCAACGGGCCGATCAGCGCGGAGTACGTCTGGCATCCGTTGGCCAAGATCTGGCAGGACCAGGTCCAGGGCGACCGCTACATGTCCGAACTGCGCGCGGAGCCGTTCGCGGACGAGGTGTCGGTCGGCTTCGACGTGCCGCTCCCGCTGGCCAGGGAGATGGCGAGCCGGGTGGACGACACGATGAAGGATGCGGTCCTCAAGCTGTACCGGTCGGCGGTCACCATGGGCGCGGAGTGGGAGCCGGCGCTGGCCGACGTGACCGCCCCGTGCGTGGTCTTCTGGGGAGCGCAGGACCCCGCCTGCCAGATCGAGTTCGGGCGCAGGCTCGGTGACTCCCTGCGCGCTTCCGAAGTGATCGAGATGGACTGCAATCACTGGCCGCTGCTTCAGCGGCCCGCGGAGGTCGCCGAGATCCTGGAGAAGCACTGGAGCGCGCACTCCGGCGCCTGACGAACACGACGGTCGGACCGGTCGGACCGATCGGACGGCACCGGCGGACCGCGCACCCGACCGACGTGACGGTATCCAGCCCGAGCAGAACCAGAAGCGGCACCGGCGATCGCGTATGCGCCCGGGCCGGTGCCGCATCTGTCACACGGGGCGGCGACGACCGGTCTAAGAGTCGAAGCCGAGGAGAACAGAGG contains:
- a CDS encoding RNA polymerase subunit sigma, whose protein sequence is MGQTGDTAPIAELLDERQHLLNVARWMLGNGRAAEDAVTETYRRWYTLTDKQRTGITEPRIWLTKSTGTICLARLSVPERPLPNPEGKGPDARTEFDPALTEEISDVLLNALNALSPTERAAFVLNDVFAMPPQTVADIVGRTPHECAELADRARRSLRTSRAHPTTPREHDKIVRAVRQACVTTDPAHLVSLLSPHATAFFDGGGKIRALTRPVHGSEQVTRVLLTLLAPRPHTTLHLNSANGRTAIVVRHNDQVAAVISFDIAGHHVTHVWAVMNPDKLRSWNRHHLPSHGHGPRGD
- a CDS encoding alpha/beta fold hydrolase; translation: MPAILVHGVPDTQHVWDGVRRHLTRSDVEAWNLPGFGGERPAGFGSTMEEYADWLIERLERVGEPVDLVGHDWGCILTLRVASLRPDLVRTWAGGNGPISAEYVWHPLAKIWQDQVQGDRYMSELRAEPFADEVSVGFDVPLPLAREMASRVDDTMKDAVLKLYRSAVTMGAEWEPALADVTAPCVVFWGAQDPACQIEFGRRLGDSLRASEVIEMDCNHWPLLQRPAEVAEILEKHWSAHSGA